The following are from one region of the Leishmania braziliensis MHOM/BR/75/M2904 complete genome, chromosome 21 genome:
- the XRPT gene encoding xanthine phosphoribosyltransferase, with translation MLSNHRCSGAVDAQGRVFVDGREYPMASSIIATEDVIQSKIKAMAQTIANDYKLLTHRDCRLPPNVATGMETVVSEAPISYDNPLIIVSVLKGSYIFTADFIRYLGDCGLPHVVDFVRLTSYNDGTRSTGRVAMLSGLKFENLRGKHVLIVEDVCDSGRTLHFLRTSIIEKYQPKSIKTLVMVNKEAAARKVDFEPEYACLSSPNKYIIGYGFEVNDRYRDLRHILILRDGEATRYPAKL, from the coding sequence ATGTTGTCTAACCACcgttgcagcggcgccgtggaTGCCCAGGGCAGGGTTTTCGTGGATGGCCGTGAGTACCCCATGGCGTCCAGTATTATCGCCACGGAGGACGTGATCCAGAGCAAAATCAAGGCCATGGCACAGACCATCGCGAATGACTACAAGCTGCTCACTCACCGGGACTGCCGTCTTCCGCCCAacgtggcgaccggcatggAGACGGTTGTATCGGAGGCGCCGATCAGCTACGACAACCCGCTCATCATTGTATCCGTTCTCAAGGGCAGCTATATCTTCACAGCCGACTTCATCCGCTACCTCGGCGACTGTGGCCTACCACACGTTGTCGACTTTGTTCGCTTAACTTCGTATAACGATGGTACACGGAGCACTGGGAGGGTCGCGATGCTGTCGGGTCTTAAGTTCGAGAATCTACGCGGCAAGCACGTGCTGATCGTCGAGGACGTATGCGACTCGGGGCGTACGCTGCACTTTCTGCGCACCAGTATCATCGAGAAGTATCAACCCAAGAGTATCAAGACGCTCGTGATGGTGAAcaaggaggcagcggcgcgcaaGGTAGACTTTGAACCGGAGTATGCCTGCCTTAGCAGCCCCAACAAGTACATTATCGGCTATGGATTTGAGGTGAACGATCGCTACCGTGATCTGCGTCACATCTTAATTCTTCGAGACGGTGAGGCGACTCGCTATCCCGCTAAGCTCTGA